GTGATAGATATGGGTCCCAATGCCGTCCTCAAACGGCGTGACGACACCGGCATCGGCCATCAGGCTGCTGTAGAGGTGCGCCACGCGGCGGCGCCCTTCGTTATATTCCCGGATATGCTTGAGCTTTACCCGCAGAATCACCGCCTGGATCTCGTCGAGACGGCTGTTGAAACCGATGACCGAGTGGTGATAACGAACCTTGCTCCCATGGTTGCGGAGGACTTTAACCTGTTCGGCCAGTTCGGGGCAGGATGTGGTGATGAGCCCGCCGTCTCCGTAGCAGCCGAGATTCTTGCTGGGGAAAAAACTGAATGCTCCGAACGCCCCGAAGGAACCGGTCATGCGGCCATCAACATCAGCGCCGAAAGATTGGGCGCAGTCCTCGATCAAGAGAAGTCCGTGCTTGGTGCAAATGGCCTGGATGGCCGACAAGTCGGCCGGTTGGCCAAAAATATGAACAGGAAGGATGGCGCGGGTTTTCGGAGTTATGGCCGCTTCGATCTTTGCGGGATCGATGTTGAAACTGTCGGGCAGCACATCGACGAAGACCGGTACCGCACCCACGTATCGGATTGCCTCGGCAGTGGCGATAAAGGTGAAAGGAGACGTTATAACCTCATCGCCCTCCTTGATGCCGGCCGCGGCAAGGGCAAGGTGAAGGGCATCGGTCCCGGAGGCCACGCCTATGGCGTGCTTTACGCCGAGAAACGCCGCAGCTTCTTCCTCGAAGGCCGTCACATTGGGGCCGAGAATGAACTGTGTCTTTTCAAGCGCCTCCAGGATACCCCGGTTAATCTCTTCTTTTACGGCATTGTACTGAACCTTCAAATCCACCATAGGAATATTCATGGCTACCCTCACAGATTCCTGCTGATTTTGAGCGCAGTTTCCAGCGCACGCTTGCCATCCTGGCCGGACACCACCGGTTTCGCACCGGTTTTGACACAGTCGAGGAAAGAGGCTATCTCTTCCTTTAGGGCATCCCCCTGTTCGAATGATGTCTCCTTCATATCAATTGCCGGGATACCCGGGAACATTTCCCCGTTCCCCTTGCGGAACACAGCCAGCTTTTTATTCTGGAAATCAACCGAGATGTAGGACTCCGACTGGAAAATCCGCATCTTCCGCTCGCTCTTGAGGCTGATTCGACTGGCGGTAACATTGGCCACGCACCCGTTCTCGAACAGGATACGGGCGTTGGCGATGTCCTCTTCGTCGGTAAAGACAGGGGCGCCGATGGAGCTTATATGCTTCACCGGCGAACCAACTATGGTCTGGATAATATCGATGTCATGGATCATGAGATCAAGGACCACGTTGACGTCGGTACCGCGGGGCTTGAAGGGCGCAATCCTTACCGACTCTATGAAACGCGGGCCGGTCAGAAACTCCTTGAGACCGACAATGACCGGATTGAACCTCTCCAGATGCCCCACCTGGAAAATGGCCCCCTTGTCTTCGGCAATCCTAATGAGCTCGTCGGCCTCCTCGACGGTGGTCGTGATGGGTTTTTCCAGAAGTACGTGCACGCCACGTTCAAGGAACGCACGCGCCACCTCGAAATGGAATTGGGTCGGGACCACAATGCTGACAGCGTCGACCTTGTCGAGAAGATCCCGGTAATCGGTGTAGGCGGTTGTGCCTACCTTGGCGGCGACTTCCTCCGCACGCGGCCTGCTGGTGTCCACAACGCCCACCAGTTCAGATTCCGGGAGCTGGGAAAACTTCTCAGCATGGAAAAGACCAAGGTAACCGACTCCGATAACTGCGGTACGGATTTTTTTCTCCATCGTTAGCTTCCCTCATTCAATGCTGAATTTGCCCCATCAGCGGCAGATACCTCTTTTGGACTTCTCGGCAAACTCGATAAAATGAGAAATTTCGGGCGACATCGGCACCTCTTGCCGAATCCGCGCGATGGCCTCTTCAAGGCGCAATCCCGAACGGATAATGAGACGATATGCCTTCTTTATGGAAGAAATGACCTCTGGGGAAAAACCGCGGCGCTTCAGTCCGATGGTATTGAGTCCGCCCGAAGTGGCGTGATTGCCGCTGGCAATCGTGTACGGCAGGACATCCTGCGCAACCATTGCGCCCCCTGATAGCATTGCGCTCTCGCCGACAACAGTAAACTGGTGCACTGCGGAAAGGCCGCCGAGGATGGCGAAATCTTCCACCTCCACGTGCCCCGCGAGGGTGGCGCCGTTGGCCATGATGACCCGGTTGCCGACAATGCAGTCATGGGCAACGTGGCAGTAGGCCATGAAAAGGTTGTTGTCGCCGATTACTGTTTCGCCGATGCCGGTGACCGTTCCGGGCTGGAGCGTCGTAAACTCCCGGATGATGTTGCGGTTGCCGATACGCAGCCAGGTTTCCTCACCCTTGTACTTCAGATCCTGGGGAGTGCCTCCCACCGAGGCGAGATTGAAGATCTGGCATTCCTCGCCGATCTCGGTCCAGCCATCAATAACCGTGTGCGCGCCGACCTTGGAACCGCGGCCGATACGGACGTGTTCGCCAATAATGGTATAGGGGCCGATCTCTACTCCATCAGCTATCCGGGCGCCGGGGTGAACAATTGCAGTGGAATGAATCATGGTCAGAGCCTGACCTGGTCGGCAAAGGTTGCTTTGAGGTCAGCTTCGGTCGTCACCTTCCCGTTGACAGACGCTTTCGCGCTGAAGCACCAAATCCCGCGCTTGCATCCGGTGGCCATGACCTCAATACGGAGCTGATCGCCCGGAACCACCGGTTTGCGGAACTTGACGTTATCGATGGCAGCGAAATAGCAGACCTTGTTCCGGACCTCGTCTCCCAAAGCAAGATAGGCAAGGATGCCGCCCACCTGGGCCATGGCTTCGATAATCAAAACCCCCGGCATGATGGGGTGGCCGGGAAAGTGCCCCTGGAAGAAAGGCTCGTTTATCGTTACGTTTTTAAGCCCCACAATCCGTTCTCCCGGTACATGCTCCACAACCCGGTCCACCAGGAGGAAAGGATAACGATGGGGGAGTATTTTCATAATTTCATCAATATTAAGAATAATATCCATTTCAGACTCCTTGCTTCGCTTCCAGTTCCCGGACTCGCTTCTCCAATTCAGCCACGGTCTTCTTGAGATCAGGCAATTTCGGCAGCACTGCCGATGAACGGAGCCATTCACGGTGACTGAAGGCCGGTATGCCGCTCAACATCGAGCCGGCAGGCACATTGCCGGGAATCCCGGACTTTGCACCGACCATGACGTTGTCCCCTATTGTCAGATGCCCGGCAACACCCACCTGCCCGGCGAGGGTCACCCGCTTGCCCAGCTTGGTGCTGCCGGAGATACCCACCTGGGAAACAATGGTGCAGTTCTCGCCAATGATGCAGTTGTGGGCGATCTGGACAAGGTTGTCGATCTTCGTCCCACGGCCGATGACGGTCGCGGTGAGAGCAGCCCTGTCGATGGTGGTGTTGGAACCGATTTCCACATCATCCTCGATTAAGACGATTCCGAGTTGGGGGATTTTATAGAATCCGTCGCCGTCAGGGGCATAGCCAAACCCGTCGGAACCGATAATCGTCCCGGCGTGAATGGTTACCCGATCTCCGATTCGGCACCCCTGATAGACAACGACATTGGCATGAAGCGTCACATCGCTGCCAACCGAGACCCCTTCGTAGAGGACCGCTCCCGGATGCACCGTAACCCTGTCCCCCAGCGTCACGCCATCACCCACAACGGCACCGGGATAAACGGTCACGTCACTGCCCATGGTAACGTCCCTGCCGACAATCGCTCCTTCCATAACCCCTTTCGGAGCGTGGGAAGCCACATGGAACAAAGTCAGGAGCTTGGCGAAGGCAAGATAGGGGTTCGCAACATGAATGGCATTTCTGCCGTGGCGCTCGGCCCCTGGCGGCAGCACTACCGCTCCGGCACCGGTAGTGGCAACCTTCGACGCATAGCGGGGATTGGCAAGGAAGGTGATCTGGTCGGAAGAAGCATCATCAAGACTGGAAACGCCGGTGACGGTTTTCAACTCGTCACCGGCAACTGTTCCGCCAAGGTATTCCGCCAGTTCCCTGAGGGTTCGTGAAATCGCCATCATCTATTTCTTCCGCGACGTATTGAATATTTTGAGGATTTCGTCAGTGACGTCGGCCTTGTCGTCCACATAAATCATCCCCTCGTTCCGGATGAAAATGAACGAGTAGCCGTTTTTCCTGCCGTAATCCTGGATGACCTTCTCCATGTCCTCGATGATCTTTTTGGTAAACTCTTCATCCTTCGTCTGGAGCTCATCCTGGGCGTCCTTCGTGAACCGCTGGAATTCCTTCAGCTTCTGCTGATAGTCCTTTTCTTTGTTACTGCGGGCAGCCTCGGCGAGAAGGACACTCTGCTTCTCCAGTTCGTCCTTGAGCTTTTTCAGCTCCTCCTGCTTGGCATTGATTTCGTCCTGGTACTTCTTGACCTTGGCGGCAAGCTGTTCTTTGGCTTCCTTGCCGGATTCGGAAAGGTTTAGGGCCTTCTGCATATCGATGTAGCCGAGCTTGCCCCCCTCAGCTCCAAAGGCAACCGAGGCAAGTATCAAAGAACCCACGATAGCTGCTGTTGTGACGAACCTTTTCATTGTTTCTCCCTTTCGTGCCGTAATATTGCGAAACAGATCGTTGCGGGCGGTCCGCGCCTCTCCTGTCAGAAGAAGGTCCCGATGGAAAACTCGAACCGGCCGCTCGACTTGTCGACTCCGTCGCGCGGATTGATGGGAATACCGTATTCCAGGCGCAACGGTCCCAGGGGCGATACCCAGCGAATACCGGCACCGTAACTCATCCTGAAGCTGGAGAACATGGTTTCTCCCTTGTCGTAGACGTTGCCCACATCAAAAAAGGCAACTCCCTTGAGGCCTGCGTCCTTGATTAGCGGGAAAGTGTATTCGACGTTGAAGATTGCTTCCTTGTTGCCGCCAATAAATGATTCATCACCGTCGGCAGCGATTTTGTAAGGGCTGATGCTTCTTCCTTCGTAGCCACGGATCGTATTGATGCCGCCGGCAAAGAATCGTTCGTCAATGGGGACATCCTTGCCTATCCCCTGGATATAACCGAGAGAACCCCGCAAGCTGAGAACCGTAGACCACTTTACCGGGAAGAACAGCGAGGTATCACCGCCATACCGTATGAAACGGTTCGTGCCTCCGAGACCGGCAACCTCAATGGAGAGGTTGTTCACCATGCCGCGAGTGGGGTCCAGATGGTAATCGGTAGTGTTCCTGGTCAAGCTCGCGGAGATCGAACTGGTCGTAGAAGTCGTTTCCGGGATTATATCGTCGCTATCCACATCCACGTCGAAAATCTTTTTATCTTCGTACTTGTACATCCAGAGGGTCCGCATTGTGTCGCTCAACGGATAACCCGCCTTGATGTCACCACCGGTGGCGCGGCGCGTAAAGTCCAGATAGTCGCGCTCGGTGCGGTAAAGGTCAACGCCAAGGGTCCAGCGGGTATCAAGGAAATATGGGTCGGTAATGCCCACGTTGTAGGTCGAGGAACTCCCCCCCAACGAAGCAGCGAGGTTAGCCTTGAGACCAAGCCCCAGGAAGTTCCCCTGGGAGACGGAACCCTGTCCGATTAGTCCATCGAGGGAACTGTAGCCGGCACCGATGCTGAATGTCCCGGTCGGCTTCTCCTTAACCTCCACGTTCACATCCAGCTTGTTGTCGGCGCTCCCCTTCGCGGTGGCGATGTTCACCTCCTCGAAGAATCCGAGATTCATGAGGGTCTGCTTGCTTCTCTTCAAGCCGGTACTGCTGTACGTATCACCCTCTACCAGCTTGATCTCGCGACGCAGGACCTTGTCGCGAGTCTTGGTGTTTCCGAGCACATTAATCCGGTCGATGAATACCTTTTCGCCCTTCTCGAAATCAAAGGTTATATCAACGGTTTTCGTATCGGAATTAACCTTGGAAAGCGGTGTTACGTTGGCAAAGGCAAACCCCTTGTCGGCATAGAGATCGGTAAGGTTCAGCACGTCCGTGCGAAGGCTGGAGCGGTTGAAAATTTCTCCGCTCTTGAGTCGAAGCCCTTTGGCAAGGAACTCTTCAGTCTCGAGGAGATCACCTTTAAACCCGATAGTGCCGGTCTTGAATTGTTCGCCCTCGGTAATGCCGATGGTGACGGTAAGGCCGCTTCGGTCATCCATAAGCTTGATTTCGGGTTCGCCAACCTTCACGTTCACGTAACCATTGTTGAAGTACAGGTCGGCAATGAGGTTTACGTCGTTCTTGAGAACTTCGTCCTTATAGGTTCCGGCGCTTGTCAGCCAGGAAAGAAACCATTTCTCCTTAGTCTCCATGACCTTGCGAAGTTTCTTGTCGGCAAAGGACTTGTTCCCTTCGAACCGGATCTTCTTGATGAGAACCTTCTTCCCCTCGGTGACGCTGACTATAACCCTAACATCGGTATCGGAGCGCTTTTCGCTCTTAACATCGACCTCGGCCAGGTAATATCCCTCGTCGGTATAGAGCTTTTTCACCTTCTTGGCGCTCTGGGTCATCTCTTTCTGGGAAAAGATGCTGTTCGACTTGAGGCCCAGGGCTTCCCTGACTTTATCGGTGGATATCTCCTTCGTCCCCTCGATTTTTATCTCACGGATAATCGGTTTTTCCACCACCGTGTAGACGAGGATCACACCGCCATCGGTCTTCCGGGTTTCAGCATTTACATCCTGAAACTGTCCCAACCGGTAAATGGCGCGAATATCCGCGTCGGCCGATTCCACGTAAAAAATATCGCCGGCCTTCAATTTCAGGGCATTGATAATGGCCGATGTGTCAATCCTCCGGTTGCCCTTCACCTGGAGATCAACTATTTTCTCCCCTTCGGCAAAGGCACCATGCGCCGTAAAAACGACCGCCGCCACAATTCCGGCTCTAGTTGCATGTAACTTGATCACTGCTCCCCCGGGAGGATGAATTGATAGGTACTTACAGATCTTCCCACGCTAACCGGCAAGAACTCGGCCATCCAGAAGACGGACCGTCCGGCCCATGCGGGAAGCAAGTTTCTCGTTATGGGTTACTATGACGAGAGTAACTCCCCGCTTACGATGAATTCCTTCAAGGGTTTCATGAACTTCGTCGCTGGTCTTCATATCCAGGTTACCGGTCGGTTCATCGGCCAGAAGAAGCTTCGGCGAAAGAATCAGGGCGCGGGCGATGGCGACCCTTTGCTGTTCTCCACCCGAGAGTTCTCCGGGCTTGTGGGTCAGCCGGTGCGCCAGCCCCACTTCTTCCAGCAACTCACGGGCCGGGGCCATAGCCTCGGAGCGTTTCGTTCCGGCAATCAGGAGCGGCATCATGACGTTCTCCACCGCCGTAAACTCCGGCAGCAGATGGTGAAACTGAAATACGAATCCGATGGAACGGTTCCGGAATGAAGCCAGGGCCGCCTCGCTCAACCGGAATACATCCTGCCCCTGAAAAAAAACGTTGCCTGATGATGGCCGGTCCAGGGTACCCATAATATGGAGAAGGGTACTTTTGCCGGTTCCCGATGCTCCCACAAGAGCAATGGTTTCCCCCTCGGCCACCGTCAGGTTGACCCCCTGCAGGACATCAACACGCGTCTCGCCAGCTCCGTAGCTCTTGGTGAGTTCAGTCACCTCAAGGAGACTACTCATAGCGCAACGCCTCCGCCGGCGGCAGCTTCGATGCCTGCCAGGATGGATAGAGGGTTGCCACGAGAGAAATAAGAACAGCCGTCACGGAGATCAGGACGACATCGGACAAGACCACCCGGGAGGGGAAATGGTCAAGATAGTACACATCCTTGCTGAAAAGCTCGAAACCGGTCAGTTTCTGTATGATATCGACAATGGGCTCCAGATTGTAGGCCACGAGGAGACCACCAACAACTCCGATTACGGTCCCTGCAATGCCGATAATGAGCCCCTCCAGCACAAAAATCTTCATTATGCTCCGCCCAGTGGCCCCCATGGACTTGAGAATCGCAATATCCTTGGTCTTCTCCAGAACCACCATGAAAAGCGTTGAGGCTATGCCGAACGCAGCTACCAGTACTATCAGTGTCAAAATGATGAACATTACCATTTTTTCCGTCTTCAACGCAAAAAGAATGTTCTTGTTCATCTGCATCCAATCACGGGCATAAAAGGGGAAACCCAGGTAGCCATTTATCTTCTTGACCAGCTCGCCGGTCCGGTAAACATCCTTGACCCTGAGCTGTATCCCGGTCGCGACATGGCCCATAGAAAGGAACTGCTGAGCCTCGTCAAGCCCCACATACGCAAGGGTGGAATCATACTCGAACATTCCGGTATTGAAGAGGCCCACAACCCGGAACTGCTTCATCTTCGGGACCATGCCCAAGGGAGTAATGTTTCCGAGGGGAGAAATGACGTTAATCGTATCGCCGGTGTAAAGATTAAGCGAGCGGGCAAGTTCCCTGCCGACAATGATGCCGGGCAGGGGAGGCTCCTGGGAGGCGAGTGGAAGGGGAGACCGTTCCAAATCTCCGAGTTTCCCCTCCACGAGGGAGCGGTGCAGGTTGGTTACCTGTGGATCGGTCGCCACGTCGATGCCGCGAAGCACCACGCCGGAAACGTTGGAACCGGAGGAAAGCATGACCTGGCTGTAA
The nucleotide sequence above comes from Geobacter benzoatilyticus. Encoded proteins:
- a CDS encoding DegT/DnrJ/EryC1/StrS family aminotransferase, with the protein product MNIPMVDLKVQYNAVKEEINRGILEALEKTQFILGPNVTAFEEEAAAFLGVKHAIGVASGTDALHLALAAAGIKEGDEVITSPFTFIATAEAIRYVGAVPVFVDVLPDSFNIDPAKIEAAITPKTRAILPVHIFGQPADLSAIQAICTKHGLLLIEDCAQSFGADVDGRMTGSFGAFGAFSFFPSKNLGCYGDGGLITTSCPELAEQVKVLRNHGSKVRYHHSVIGFNSRLDEIQAVILRVKLKHIREYNEGRRRVAHLYSSLMADAGVVTPFEDGIGTHIYHQYTLLTDRRDAIMKALADAGIASAVYYPIPLHKQDVFAPDYSGVVLPVAEDVSSRCMSLPIFPEMTDEQVRRVAAVVTSVR
- a CDS encoding Gfo/Idh/MocA family protein, with amino-acid sequence MEKKIRTAVIGVGYLGLFHAEKFSQLPESELVGVVDTSRPRAEEVAAKVGTTAYTDYRDLLDKVDAVSIVVPTQFHFEVARAFLERGVHVLLEKPITTTVEEADELIRIAEDKGAIFQVGHLERFNPVIVGLKEFLTGPRFIESVRIAPFKPRGTDVNVVLDLMIHDIDIIQTIVGSPVKHISSIGAPVFTDEEDIANARILFENGCVANVTASRISLKSERKMRIFQSESYISVDFQNKKLAVFRKGNGEMFPGIPAIDMKETSFEQGDALKEEIASFLDCVKTGAKPVVSGQDGKRALETALKISRNL
- the lpxA gene encoding acyl-ACP--UDP-N-acetylglucosamine O-acyltransferase, whose translation is MIHSTAIVHPGARIADGVEIGPYTIIGEHVRIGRGSKVGAHTVIDGWTEIGEECQIFNLASVGGTPQDLKYKGEETWLRIGNRNIIREFTTLQPGTVTGIGETVIGDNNLFMAYCHVAHDCIVGNRVIMANGATLAGHVEVEDFAILGGLSAVHQFTVVGESAMLSGGAMVAQDVLPYTIASGNHATSGGLNTIGLKRRGFSPEVISSIKKAYRLIIRSGLRLEEAIARIRQEVPMSPEISHFIEFAEKSKRGICR
- the fabZ gene encoding 3-hydroxyacyl-ACP dehydratase FabZ, with the translated sequence MDIILNIDEIMKILPHRYPFLLVDRVVEHVPGERIVGLKNVTINEPFFQGHFPGHPIMPGVLIIEAMAQVGGILAYLALGDEVRNKVCYFAAIDNVKFRKPVVPGDQLRIEVMATGCKRGIWCFSAKASVNGKVTTEADLKATFADQVRL
- the lpxD gene encoding UDP-3-O-(3-hydroxymyristoyl)glucosamine N-acyltransferase; this encodes MAISRTLRELAEYLGGTVAGDELKTVTGVSSLDDASSDQITFLANPRYASKVATTGAGAVVLPPGAERHGRNAIHVANPYLAFAKLLTLFHVASHAPKGVMEGAIVGRDVTMGSDVTVYPGAVVGDGVTLGDRVTVHPGAVLYEGVSVGSDVTLHANVVVYQGCRIGDRVTIHAGTIIGSDGFGYAPDGDGFYKIPQLGIVLIEDDVEIGSNTTIDRAALTATVIGRGTKIDNLVQIAHNCIIGENCTIVSQVGISGSTKLGKRVTLAGQVGVAGHLTIGDNVMVGAKSGIPGNVPAGSMLSGIPAFSHREWLRSSAVLPKLPDLKKTVAELEKRVRELEAKQGV
- a CDS encoding OmpH family outer membrane protein, coding for MKRFVTTAAIVGSLILASVAFGAEGGKLGYIDMQKALNLSESGKEAKEQLAAKVKKYQDEINAKQEELKKLKDELEKQSVLLAEAARSNKEKDYQQKLKEFQRFTKDAQDELQTKDEEFTKKIIEDMEKVIQDYGRKNGYSFIFIRNEGMIYVDDKADVTDEILKIFNTSRKK
- the bamA gene encoding outer membrane protein assembly factor BamA; amino-acid sequence: MIKLHATRAGIVAAVVFTAHGAFAEGEKIVDLQVKGNRRIDTSAIINALKLKAGDIFYVESADADIRAIYRLGQFQDVNAETRKTDGGVILVYTVVEKPIIREIKIEGTKEISTDKVREALGLKSNSIFSQKEMTQSAKKVKKLYTDEGYYLAEVDVKSEKRSDTDVRVIVSVTEGKKVLIKKIRFEGNKSFADKKLRKVMETKEKWFLSWLTSAGTYKDEVLKNDVNLIADLYFNNGYVNVKVGEPEIKLMDDRSGLTVTIGITEGEQFKTGTIGFKGDLLETEEFLAKGLRLKSGEIFNRSSLRTDVLNLTDLYADKGFAFANVTPLSKVNSDTKTVDITFDFEKGEKVFIDRINVLGNTKTRDKVLRREIKLVEGDTYSSTGLKRSKQTLMNLGFFEEVNIATAKGSADNKLDVNVEVKEKPTGTFSIGAGYSSLDGLIGQGSVSQGNFLGLGLKANLAASLGGSSSTYNVGITDPYFLDTRWTLGVDLYRTERDYLDFTRRATGGDIKAGYPLSDTMRTLWMYKYEDKKIFDVDVDSDDIIPETTSTTSSISASLTRNTTDYHLDPTRGMVNNLSIEVAGLGGTNRFIRYGGDTSLFFPVKWSTVLSLRGSLGYIQGIGKDVPIDERFFAGGINTIRGYEGRSISPYKIAADGDESFIGGNKEAIFNVEYTFPLIKDAGLKGVAFFDVGNVYDKGETMFSSFRMSYGAGIRWVSPLGPLRLEYGIPINPRDGVDKSSGRFEFSIGTFF
- a CDS encoding ABC transporter ATP-binding protein, encoding MSSLLEVTELTKSYGAGETRVDVLQGVNLTVAEGETIALVGASGTGKSTLLHIMGTLDRPSSGNVFFQGQDVFRLSEAALASFRNRSIGFVFQFHHLLPEFTAVENVMMPLLIAGTKRSEAMAPARELLEEVGLAHRLTHKPGELSGGEQQRVAIARALILSPKLLLADEPTGNLDMKTSDEVHETLEGIHRKRGVTLVIVTHNEKLASRMGRTVRLLDGRVLAG
- a CDS encoding lipoprotein-releasing ABC transporter permease subunit: MSYELLIGLRYLKAKRKSTFISIITFISTAGVALGVMALIIVLAVMTGFEEDLKDKILGTNAHVVVLKSSGAMEDYPALMNRLKKIEGVEAATPFIYSQVMLSSGSNVSGVVLRGIDVATDPQVTNLHRSLVEGKLGDLERSPLPLASQEPPLPGIIVGRELARSLNLYTGDTINVISPLGNITPLGMVPKMKQFRVVGLFNTGMFEYDSTLAYVGLDEAQQFLSMGHVATGIQLRVKDVYRTGELVKKINGYLGFPFYARDWMQMNKNILFALKTEKMVMFIILTLIVLVAAFGIASTLFMVVLEKTKDIAILKSMGATGRSIMKIFVLEGLIIGIAGTVIGVVGGLLVAYNLEPIVDIIQKLTGFELFSKDVYYLDHFPSRVVLSDVVLISVTAVLISLVATLYPSWQASKLPPAEALRYE